A single region of the Xiphophorus maculatus strain JP 163 A chromosome 3, X_maculatus-5.0-male, whole genome shotgun sequence genome encodes:
- the LOC102216849 gene encoding RNA-binding protein 12B-like, producing the protein MAVVIRLQGLSVTAGSVDIRRFFTGLHIPDGGVHIIGGELDEAFIIFASDEDARRAMARSGGFINGSPVRLLLSSKQEMQNVLERTTQKVELDEIRRSEGDGRTAQRSMDPEVGRRSSSRSGYSPPPHHQRLADTDDPYVVFLNGLPFSVTEREIREFFHGLLIDEIVVCKKDTGQNNGKGFARFATKEDALEALKRDGKYIGSRYIDVRTTTADYWIRAGGSMPAAVKTIENFERGRAPVRSQRNPQYEARSRSPVSQRPVAPTDEEYCVLLDNLSFAVEKGDLKHLFQNSKLENDQILFLTDDYGRRTRSAFVLFKNIRDYCDAISQEKRHFHNRWIHVRPVSRENMLRLLESQNDPTGSPGSSERHQERSSSFSTDPYDSEKICAFVRNLPFDVRKVEIIDFFHGFNVTEDRVRVLHDHKGNGVGQALVLFGSEAEAMEALSLNGRRFLGSEVGVKCVTRAQMDQLTAEPPSMQEVLPKEGHFSGRNNEPFCGPSNDTSFLDTRKPRDGNLSIKEERIHGGQDYGYRGVRPRSPRDRGNGGHGRFGPPGQRCDGPTCVQLINLPFQIRSEEVYDFCYGYRIIPGSVSLQYEPSGKPKGSATLVFESRQEALTAIEELNGRPIGPRKIQLLLV; encoded by the coding sequence ATGGCGGTCGTCATCCGTTTACAGGGACTGAGTGTCACGGCAGGTTCTGTGGATATTCGCAGGTTCTTCACGGGCCTTCATATTCCAGATGGAGGCGTGCATATAATTGGTGGAGAACTAGATGAAGCTTTCATTATCTTTGCTTCAGATGAAGATGCCAGAAGAGCCATGGCACGGTCAGGGGGATTCATAAATGGGTCACCTGTAAGATTGCTACTAAGCAGCAAGCAAGAGATGCAGAATGTACTTGAAAGAACAACGCAAAAGGTGGAGCTGGATGAGATTAGGCGGTCTGAGGGCGATGGAAGAACCGCTCAAAGATCCATGGACCCTGAGGTGGGCAGAAGATCAAGTAGCCGATCTGGTTACAGCCCTCCTCCCCATCACCAACGACTGGCAGACACTGATGACCCCTATGTTGTGTTTCTCAACGGGTTGCCTTTCTCTGTGACTGAGAGAGAAATACGTGAATTTTTTCATGGTTTACTCATTGATGAAATTGTTGTGTGTAAGAAGGATACAGGGCAAAACAATGGAAAAGGCTTTGCCAGATTTGCAACAAAGGAGGATGCATTGGAAGCCTTAAAGAGGGATGGGAAATATATTGGGTCAAGGTATATCGATGTTCGCACAACAACAGCCGACTATTGGATACGAGCTGGTGGTAGCATGCCAGCAGCTGTCAAGACAATTGAGAACTTTGAAAGGGGAAGAGCACCTGTTCGCAGTCAGAGAAACCCCCAGTATGAAGCAAGGTCTCGATCACCTGTGTCCCAGAGACCTGTTGCTCCTACAGATGAAGAATACTGTGTGCTGTTGGACAATCTGTCTTTTGCAGTGGAAAAAGGTGACTTGAAGCACCTTTTTCAGAACTCAAAGCTTGAGAATGACCAGATTCTGTTTCTCACTGATGATTATGGCAGAAGAACCAGGTCGGCCTTTGTACTCTTCAAGAACATACGTGACTATTGTGATGCTATAAGTCAGGagaaaagacattttcacaACCGATGGATTCATGTCCGGCCTGTCTCAAGAGAGAACATGCTCAGGCTTCTGGAATCTCAGAATGACCCTACTGGGTCTCCAGGAAGCTCTGAAAGGCATCAGGAAAGATCCTCGTCTTTCTCAACAGATCCTTATGACTCTGAGAAAATCTGTGCGTTTGTGAGAAATCTGCCATTTGATGTGAGAAAGGTTGAGATAATTGACTTTTTTCATGGGTTTAATGTCACAGAGGACAGGGTACGGGTTCTGCATGATCATAAAGGTAATGGGGTCGGACAGGCTCTGGTTCTCTTTGGGTCTGAGGCAGAGGCCATGGAGGCACTTTCTCTCAATGGACGGCGGTTTCTGGGGTCTGAAGTTGGAGTGAAGTGTGTTACACGTGCTCAGATGGATCAGTTGACTGCAGAGCCACCATCAATGCAAGAGGTCTTGCCAAAAGAGGGGCACTTCTCAGGCAGGAACAATGAGCCTTTCTGTGGACCTAGTAATGACACTTCCTTCCTTGATACAAGGAAACCCAGGGATGGTAATTTGTCTATTAAAGAGGAACGCATCCATGGAGGTCAGGACTATGGATATCGTGGGGTAAGACCTCGTTCTCCGCGGGATAGGGGCAATGGAGGACATGGGAGGTTTGGTCCACCTGGTCAACGCTGTGATGGTCCCACCTGTGTGCAGTTAATTAACTTACCATTCCAAATTAGAAGTGAGGAAGTCTATGATTTCTGCTATGGATATCGCATCATACCTGGATCTGTCTCACTTCAGTATGAGCCCAGCGGAAAACCGAAAGGCTCTGCCACTTTGGTGTTTGAGTCTCGTCAGGAAGCTTTAACTGCAATTGAGGAACTGAACGGGAGGCCGATTGGTCCAAGAAAAATACAGCTTTTACTTGTTTGA
- the c3h8orf88 gene encoding uncharacterized protein C8orf88 homolog, translating to MEVSSRRVLLRHLEPARPLRRCVHVNVEPQINAAAGEQPLMEQESTVGIEQFLKIFNLHKQKKVERISYTRDFLIGLAGCPEAKKRPEYLPDHPIVLPEARDPGQQELGVTQWNGVKEDV from the exons ATGGAGGTATCAAGTCGAAGAGTCCTACTGAGGCACCTGGAGCCAGCGAGGCCCCTGCGCCGCTGCGTCCATGTTAATGTTG AGCCACaaataaatgctgcagcagGTGAACAGCCCTTGATGGAGCAGGAG AGTACTGTTGGCATAGAGCAGTTCTTGAAGATTTTCAATcttcataaacagaaaaaag TAGAAAGAATAAGTTACACAAGAGATTTTTTAATTGGTTTGGCCGGCTGCCCCGAAGCCAAGAAGAGGCCAGAATACCTACCGGACCACCCCATTGTGTTACCTGAGGCA AGGGATCCAGGCCAGCAAGAGCTGGGAGTAACACAGTGGAATGGTGTAAAAGAAGATGTATGA